Proteins encoded by one window of Candidatus Melainabacteria bacterium:
- the gyrB gene encoding DNA topoisomerase (ATP-hydrolyzing) subunit B, with the protein MTKTDTTKESKIAQANSSYSASDIEVLEGLDAVRRRPGMYIGGVDQKALHHCIYEIVDNSVDEALAGYCNEIKVTINLDGSITVEDNGRGVPTEKVAKTGLSGVETVFTMLHSGGKFGTSSSYKVSGGLHGVGASCVNAVSSKMQAEVYRDGKIYFVEFYGDNPGGVAGKNKEPLKVTGKTDKTGTKVIFWPCPKIFKEQETGKMPIVNREVVASRLREMAFLNKALKIIFTDERLQKSDSHYQETYFYEGGIKSYVQFLNSTKTCLHKEVIYFENTKEDVIAEIAMQYTDTYSESIFAFANNINNPDGGTHLTGYRNALTRVINDYARSSELLKENDENLLGEDVREGLTAIISVKVKDPQFESQTKVKLLNNEVQTAVMSVLSEGLKDWLDRNPKEAKIIIQKSIQARDAREAARKAKNLIRRQSVLESAGGLPGKLADCTSRDAEIGELFIVEGDSAGGSAKQGRDRMYQAILPLRGKILNVERARIGKIYDNSEIQALIQAIGLSTTGDDVLRPNIDELDLDKLRYHKIIIMTDADVDGAHIRTLLLTFFFRYARPVIENGHIFIAQPPLYKAEKNKKVIYCYNEHQLELAKAELGEKATIQRFKGLGEMMPVQLWETTMNPEKRTLKQVSFEDAAEADRIFDVLMGDAVGPRREFIEEHAGLAILDV; encoded by the coding sequence ATGACAAAAACAGACACTACAAAAGAAAGTAAAATAGCTCAAGCAAATAGTTCTTATTCAGCAAGTGACATAGAGGTTTTAGAAGGTCTGGATGCTGTAAGACGTAGACCAGGAATGTATATTGGTGGAGTAGATCAAAAAGCTCTTCATCATTGTATTTATGAGATCGTGGACAATTCAGTAGATGAAGCACTTGCAGGTTATTGTAATGAAATAAAAGTTACTATAAATCTTGATGGTTCAATTACAGTAGAAGACAATGGACGAGGTGTACCTACTGAAAAAGTAGCAAAGACAGGCTTGTCAGGAGTAGAAACTGTTTTTACCATGCTTCATTCTGGCGGTAAGTTTGGTACTAGCTCAAGCTATAAAGTTTCTGGTGGATTACATGGTGTTGGTGCATCTTGTGTAAATGCTGTTTCATCTAAAATGCAAGCTGAAGTTTATAGAGATGGAAAAATTTATTTTGTTGAATTTTATGGAGATAATCCTGGCGGTGTAGCTGGAAAAAATAAAGAACCACTAAAAGTAACTGGAAAAACAGATAAGACTGGTACTAAGGTTATTTTTTGGCCTTGTCCAAAAATATTTAAAGAACAAGAAACAGGCAAAATGCCAATTGTAAATAGAGAAGTAGTTGCTAGCAGACTACGTGAAATGGCATTTTTAAATAAAGCACTTAAAATTATTTTTACAGATGAAAGATTACAAAAGTCAGATTCTCACTATCAAGAAACTTACTTTTACGAAGGAGGAATTAAAAGCTATGTTCAGTTTTTAAATTCAACTAAAACATGCCTTCATAAAGAAGTAATTTATTTTGAAAATACAAAAGAAGATGTAATAGCTGAAATTGCAATGCAATACACTGATACTTACAGTGAATCAATTTTTGCATTTGCAAACAATATAAATAATCCAGATGGTGGAACTCACTTAACAGGATATAGAAATGCTTTAACCAGAGTAATTAATGATTATGCAAGAAGTTCAGAATTATTAAAAGAAAACGATGAAAATTTATTAGGAGAAGATGTAAGAGAAGGTTTAACTGCAATTATTTCAGTTAAAGTTAAAGACCCTCAATTTGAAAGTCAAACAAAAGTAAAACTTTTAAATAATGAAGTCCAGACAGCAGTAATGTCTGTTTTAAGTGAAGGTTTAAAAGATTGGTTAGATAGAAATCCAAAAGAAGCAAAAATAATAATTCAAAAATCAATTCAAGCTCGTGACGCAAGAGAAGCTGCCCGCAAAGCAAAAAATCTAATAAGAAGACAATCTGTCTTAGAATCAGCTGGTGGTTTACCAGGAAAGCTTGCTGACTGCACTAGCAGAGATGCAGAAATAGGCGAACTTTTTATTGTAGAAGGTGATTCTGCAGGAGGTTCTGCAAAACAAGGCCGGGACAGAATGTACCAAGCTATACTTCCTCTTCGCGGGAAAATTTTAAATGTTGAAAGAGCAAGAATTGGGAAAATATATGACAACAGTGAAATTCAAGCTCTTATCCAAGCGATAGGTTTATCTACAACTGGTGATGATGTTTTAAGACCAAACATAGACGAGCTAGATTTAGATAAACTTAGATACCATAAAATTATAATAATGACAGATGCGGATGTTGATGGAGCTCATATTAGAACTCTTTTATTAACTTTTTTCTTTAGGTACGCTAGGCCTGTAATTGAAAATGGTCATATATTTATTGCTCAGCCACCACTTTATAAGGCTGAAAAAAATAAAAAAGTAATTTATTGTTATAATGAACACCAATTAGAACTTGCAAAGGCAGAACTTGGAGAAAAAGCAACTATTCAAAGATTTAAAGGCCTTGGAGAAATGATGCCAGTACAACTTTGGGAAACTACAATGAATCCAGAAAAAAGAACATTAAAACAAGTTTCTTTTGAAGATGCAGCAGAAGCAGATAGAATTTTTGATGTCTTAATGGGTGATGCAGTAGGACCAAGGCGTGAATTTATAGAAGAACATGCTGGATTAGCAATATTAGATGTTTAA
- a CDS encoding ribose-phosphate pyrophosphokinase gives MIETLIRKETSENPLLSSMNGKRAVKIFSGRANIPLAKEICKYLNLPLGKINISPFSDGELYVQIEESVRGCDVFLIQPTCPPVNENIMELLIILDALKRASAEKITIVMPYYGYGRQDRKAAGREPITAKLVADLLCHSGTTRILALDLHATQIMGFFDVLVDHLFATPVLVGHIKSLGLKDIVVVSPDVGGVTRARAFAKKLNDAPIAILDKRRPVDKHNTVEVINIIGEIKGKDCIIVDDMIDTAGTITQGAALLAKEGAKDVIACSTHAVLSGQAKERIDKSPISSLIVTNSIQIPPEMAPKKLKVLSVAPLLAEAIKRIHLDDSVSEMFA, from the coding sequence ATGATAGAAACTTTAATTAGAAAAGAAACTAGTGAAAATCCTTTATTATCATCCATGAATGGAAAAAGAGCAGTAAAAATATTTTCAGGCCGAGCAAATATCCCACTTGCAAAAGAGATTTGTAAGTATTTAAATTTGCCGCTTGGAAAAATTAATATAAGTCCATTTTCAGATGGTGAGCTATATGTACAAATAGAAGAAAGTGTAAGAGGTTGTGATGTATTTTTAATTCAACCAACATGTCCGCCAGTAAATGAAAACATAATGGAGCTTTTAATTATTTTAGATGCATTAAAAAGAGCAAGCGCTGAAAAAATAACAATAGTCATGCCATACTACGGATATGGAAGGCAAGACAGAAAAGCTGCTGGGCGTGAGCCAATTACAGCAAAACTTGTAGCTGACTTACTGTGTCATTCTGGAACTACAAGAATTCTTGCACTTGACTTACATGCTACTCAAATTATGGGATTCTTTGATGTATTAGTTGATCATTTATTTGCTACACCAGTATTAGTTGGGCACATTAAGTCATTAGGCCTAAAAGACATAGTAGTTGTAAGTCCTGATGTTGGTGGTGTTACAAGAGCACGTGCATTTGCTAAAAAATTAAACGATGCTCCTATTGCAATCTTAGATAAAAGGAGACCAGTAGATAAACACAACACTGTTGAAGTTATAAATATTATTGGAGAAATTAAGGGTAAAGATTGTATTATTGTAGATGACATGATTGATACAGCAGGTACCATTACTCAAGGTGCTGCACTGCTTGCTAAAGAAGGAGCAAAAGATGTAATAGCTTGTTCAACACATGCTGTACTTTCAGGACAAGCTAAAGAAAGAATTGATAAATCTCCTATAAGTAGTTTAATAGTTACAAACTCAATTCAAATACCACCTGAAATGGCACCAAAAAAACTAAAAGTACTAAGTGTAGCTCCATTACTTGCAGAAGCAATTAAAAGA